From a region of the Salinispira pacifica genome:
- a CDS encoding class I SAM-dependent methyltransferase, whose translation MDEKTADQAEMLMNRLKKRHQHLRKWAKRQDIQAFRLYDKDIPEVPLQIDIYGKYLHIAELLKFRDKDEKEQEEWTITMAEHAARALGIPEENVFIKTRRQQKGRNQYERFARERFTIEIREGGLEFEVNLSDYLDTGLFLDHRTTRSFIRDIADGSRMLNLFSYTGSFSVYAANGGAMSTTSVDMSNTYSEWAKRNLERNGFLTGNLHRLITANAVEWLNQAVERKDSYDLIVCDPPTFSNSKKMDGVFDVQKDQVWLIEQCLKLLTKKGVLIFSNNFRKFRLEDRELKKRGALIDEITNKTIPEDFAKRKPHRCWLIQRA comes from the coding sequence ATGGATGAAAAAACCGCCGACCAGGCAGAAATGCTCATGAACCGCTTGAAAAAGCGGCATCAGCATCTTCGAAAATGGGCAAAACGACAGGATATTCAGGCGTTCCGGCTGTACGACAAGGATATTCCGGAAGTCCCTCTTCAGATTGATATATACGGAAAGTATCTGCATATCGCAGAGCTTTTGAAATTCCGGGACAAAGACGAGAAGGAACAGGAAGAGTGGACCATCACCATGGCTGAGCATGCGGCCAGGGCTCTGGGAATCCCAGAGGAAAATGTCTTCATCAAGACCCGCCGGCAGCAGAAAGGGCGCAATCAGTACGAGCGCTTCGCCCGTGAACGCTTCACCATAGAGATCCGCGAAGGCGGCCTGGAATTCGAGGTCAACCTTTCTGATTATCTTGATACCGGGCTGTTCCTGGATCACCGTACCACCCGTTCCTTCATCCGGGACATAGCGGACGGGTCAAGAATGCTCAATCTCTTTTCCTACACAGGCAGCTTTTCGGTCTACGCCGCCAACGGCGGTGCTATGAGCACCACCAGCGTGGATATGTCCAACACCTACAGTGAATGGGCCAAGCGAAACCTTGAGCGAAACGGCTTTCTTACCGGAAATCTCCACCGGCTGATTACCGCCAATGCAGTTGAATGGCTGAACCAGGCCGTGGAGCGAAAAGACAGCTACGATCTCATCGTCTGCGATCCCCCCACATTCTCCAACAGCAAAAAAATGGACGGGGTTTTTGATGTGCAGAAAGACCAGGTCTGGCTAATTGAGCAATGCCTGAAGCTTCTCACCAAAAAGGGTGTACTGATCTTCAGCAACAACTTCCGAAAATTCCGCCTGGAAGATCGTGAACTGAAAAAACGGGGTGCTCTCATAGACGAAATAACCAACAAGACCATTCCTGAGGATTTTGCCAAGCGCAAACCCCACCGCTGCTGGCTGATTCAGCGGGCCTGA
- a CDS encoding redox-sensing transcriptional repressor Rex produces MPIVKLASLPTIKRLPSYLHVVEAAQKDGKDFISGTIIAEELELEPIQVRKDLAITGIVGKPRIGFPVKELINAINSFLEWDKIHRAIIVGAGNLGRALMGYAEFKRHGMSILAAFDPSTDKIGKTICGVPVHSLNQMVNKIRELDVHIAILTVPSDQAQAVAELLVKAGIKAIWNFTNVKLKVPGNVVVQKEDLSSGYAVLAVKMARQHGSV; encoded by the coding sequence ATGCCAATAGTAAAACTTGCCAGTCTGCCCACCATCAAGCGTCTTCCGTCATATCTACATGTTGTTGAGGCGGCTCAGAAAGACGGGAAAGACTTTATCTCCGGCACCATCATTGCCGAAGAGCTTGAACTTGAGCCGATACAGGTACGGAAAGACCTGGCAATCACCGGAATCGTGGGAAAGCCCCGCATAGGTTTTCCGGTGAAGGAACTGATCAATGCCATCAATTCGTTTCTTGAATGGGATAAAATCCACCGGGCCATCATTGTAGGCGCCGGTAACCTGGGCCGTGCTCTCATGGGATATGCGGAGTTTAAGCGTCACGGCATGAGCATTCTGGCGGCATTCGATCCCTCAACTGATAAAATCGGGAAAACCATCTGCGGTGTTCCGGTTCATTCCCTGAATCAGATGGTGAATAAAATCCGGGAACTGGATGTGCATATTGCGATTCTCACCGTTCCTTCGGATCAGGCCCAGGCGGTGGCAGAACTGCTGGTGAAGGCCGGCATCAAGGCGATATGGAATTTCACCAATGTAAAATTGAAGGTTCCCGGGAATGTGGTGGTGCAGAAAGAAGACCTTTCGTCGGGCTACGCGGTTCTTGCGGTGAAAATGGCCCGGCAGCACGGCTCAGTGTAG